The Oreochromis niloticus isolate F11D_XX linkage group LG13, O_niloticus_UMD_NMBU, whole genome shotgun sequence genome has a window encoding:
- the vdac2 gene encoding voltage-dependent anion-selective channel protein 2: MAVPPSYADLGKSAKDIFNKGYGFGQVKLDVKTKSASGVEFKTSGSSNTDTSKVVGSLETKYKRSEYGLTFTEKWNTDNTLGTEITVEDQIAKGLKLTFDTTFSPNTGKKSGKVKAAYKREYVNLGCDVDFDFAGPTIHGAAVIGYEGWLAGYQMSFDTAKSKMARNNFAIGYKTGDFQLHTNVNDGAEFGGSIYQKVSDSLETAVNLAWTAGSNSTRFGIAAKYQLDKDASISAKVNNNSLVGVGYTQTLRPGVKLTLSGLVDGKNINAGGHKLGLGLELEA; this comes from the exons ATGGCTGTGCCTCCTTCATATGCTGACCTGGGCAAGTCTGCCAAGGACATCTTCAACAAAGGCTATG GATTTGGCCAGGTGAAGCTTGATGTCAAGACAAAGTCAGCCAGCGGAGTG GAATTCAAAACATCTGGTTCCTCCAACACTGATACCAGCAAAGTCGTGGGAAGTCTGGAAACTAAATACAAGCGGTCAGAATACGGCCTGACCTTCACTGAGAAGTGGAATACCGACAACACCTTGGGAACAGAAATCACTGTTGAAGATCAG ATTGCCAAAGGACTGAAGTTGACTTTTGACACAACCTTTTCACCAAACACTGG CAAGAAGAGTGGCAAAGTTAAGGCCGCCTACAAGCGTGAGTACGTCAACTTGGGCTGTGatgttgactttgactttgctGGCCCCACCATCCACGGAGCTGCTGTCATTGGATACGAGGGATGGCTCGCTGGTTACCAGATGAGCTTTGACACCGCCAAATCAAAAATGGCCCGGAACAACTTTGCCATTGGCTACAAGACGGGAGACTTCCAACTGCATACCAATGT CAATGATGGTGCAGAGTTTGGCGGCTCCATCTACCAGAAGGTGAGCGACAGTCTGGAGACTGCAGTCAACCTGGCATGGACCGCTGGCAGCAACAGCACACGCTTTGGTATTGCAGCCAAATACCAGCTGGACAAAGATGCCTCCATCAGT gctAAAGTGAACAACAATAGTCTTGTTGGTGTTGGCTACACCCAAACCCTTAGACCAG GTGTGAAACTGACCCTTTCTGGTCTGGTCGACGGAAAGAACATCAATGCAGGAGGCCACAAGCTGGGTCTTGGCTTGGAACTGGAAGCCTAA
- the LOC100692637 gene encoding alpha-internexin, with translation MDNRLRNAHRIAKELDSQQKARHLRPDSGVAIRGTNWTNPVNVNVKFNDKEVMQGLNDRLAGFIEKVHQLEHQNHELEREIEEIRGKAKPASCLEEEYGEELRKMRQLVQDIAHQKHQIDIEHQNLEEELSTLRRQCEQEVRSRSDTESKIMVLKKDVSDAYQAKLHLDKKAQSLVDEIHFLKNNHEAQVAEIFDQIQGAQVTVKDHEFGHPGVTAALRDIRAQLEGHTVSDVQQIGETFRSQIARLTEAVDTKRKALKASQQEIQQYRKSLQAKNIELDCAKGTREALEKQLHDVEDRHKEEIIHYQNTIKELENELINCKFDMSGYLREYQDLLNVKMALDVEILSYRKLLCGEEARLSTESDTHISLPYIYHQSPIYTLPCHNRPGGPRRRAEPHYKFVEEIITETTREIEMSEFEDTGSEEGNNEQGCSKSERGSSKKENDSKDTREREGDQISDSQQNQVSVVNEEKGSDGGGKESPGQDEGGEKAHKNKEGSQETEVAENEAENSIDKVAQREDLLGESFVVEELEHQEKAESTEKGEMTSVTVEKAQTELSVKLYDKLQVNTENKSEACDQGHGEEISLTSALANKSVGEISVHESEQSEKTQELGSTIQVQDKVKTLNSETDEKATGLTAQSNSHTALVNERKEHADTEPKESIKSDAAAEHKVAKSIQDTSNDSNKDQEKESSLRSNVKSLPKVESLQENAGDRIQTVQPVVPKEKTTAEINEFHQGAADRNQAQQPKGSDDSDRK, from the exons ATGGATAACAGACTCCGCAACGCACACAGAATCGCAAAAGAGCTCGATTCACAACAAAAAGCTAGACATTTGCGACCGGATAGCGGTGTCGCCATCAGGGGGACGAACTGGACCAACCcggtaaatgtaaatgtaaagttTAATGACAAAGAAGTGATGCAGGGCTTGAATGATCGACTGGCGGGATTCATAGAGAAGGTGCACCAGCTGGAGCACCAGAACCACGAGCTGGAGAGAGAAATCGAAGAGATACGAGGGAAAGCAAAGCCCGCATCTTGTTTAGAGGAGGAATATGGAGAAGAACTCAGGAAGATGAGACAGCTGGTTCAGGACATTGCACATCAGAAGCATCAGATTGATATTGAGCATCAGAATTTAGAGGAAGAGCTTTCCACCTTGAGACGGCAATGTGAACAGGAGGTTCGTAGCAGATCCGATACTGAGAGCAAAATCATGGTCCTGAAGAAGGACGTCAGTGACGCGTATCAGGCTAAACTACACCTGGACAAGAAAGCGCAGTCCCTCGTAGATGAAATCCACTTCCTGAAGAACAACCATGAGGCCCAGGTGGCAGAGATATTTGACCAAATCCAGGGAGCGCAAGTAACTGTGAAAGACCACGAATTTGGACACCCTGGCGTCACTGCGGCACTCCGAGACATCAGGGCACAGCTGGAAGGTCACACCGTGTCCGACGTCCAGCAGATAGGAGAAACTTTCCGATCTCAGATTGCAAGATTAACGGAGGCAGTTGACACCAAGAGAAAGGCTTTAAAAGCGAGCCAGCAAGAGATTCAACAGTACAGGAAGAGCTTACAGGCCAAAAACATCGAGCTGGATTGCGCTAAAGGCACCAGAGAAGCGTTGGAGAAGCAACTTCATGACGTCGAGGATCGCCACAAGGAGGAAATTATTCACTATCAG AACACAATCAAAGAACTTGAAAATGAGCTCATTAATTGCAAATTCGACATGTCTGGTTATCTGCGGGAGTATCAGGATCTGTTAAATGTGAAGATGGCTTTGGATGTGGAGATACTGTCTTACAG GAAACTTCTCTGTGGTGAGGAGGCTCGGCTGTCCACAGAGTCAGACACACATATCTCCTTGCCCTACATCTACCATCAGTCCCCTATTTACACGCTCCCTTGCCATAACCGACCGGGTGGCCCACGCAGGCGAGCAGAGCCCCACTACAAGTTTGTAGAGGAAATCATAACAGAGACCACCAGGGAAATTGAGATGTCAGAATTTGAGGATACAGGCTCAGAGGAGGGAAATAATGAGCAGGGATGTTCCAAAAGTGAGAGAGGGAGCAGTAAGAAAGAGAATGATAGTAAAGATACTCGAGAGAGAGAAGGTGACCAGATATCTGACAGTCAGCAGAATCAAGTATCAGTGGTAAATGAAGAGAAGGGAAGTGATGGTGGGGGTAAAGAGAGTCCTGGTCAGGATGAAGGTGGTGAAAAGGctcataaaaataaagaaggGTCACAGGAGACTGAAGTGGCTGAGAATGAAGCAGAGAACAGCATAGATAAAGTTGCACAAAGGGAAGATTTATTGGGTGAAAGCTTTGTTGTTGAAGAGCTTGAGCATCAAGAAAAAGCTGAAAGCACAGAAAAGGGGGAGATGACATCAGTTACAGTGGAAAAGGCTCAGACAGAGCTTTCTGTTAAACTGTATGATAAACTCCAAGTTAATACTGAGAACAAATCCGAGGCATGTGATCAAGGACATGGTGAGGAAATAAGTTTGACCTCAGCTCTTGCAAATAAGTCTGTTGGCGAAATCTCTGTTCATGAGTCTGAACAATCAGAAAAAACTCAAGAGCTAGGCAGCACTATTCAAGTTCAGGATAAGGTTAAAACTCTTAATTCTGAAACAGATGAGAAGGCCACAGGTTTGACTGCTCAATCAAATTCACATACAGCACTTGTGAATGAGAGAAAGGAACATGCTGATACAGAGCCAAAGGAaagcatcaaatctgatgctgCAGCAGAGCACAAAGTAGCAAAAAGCATTCAAGATACAAGTAATGATAGCAATAAAGACCAAGAGAAAGAATCATCTCTTAGATCTAATGTAAAAAGTCTTCCTAAAGTGGAAAGTCTACAAGAAAACGCTGGGGATAGAATTCAAACGGTCCAACCTGTGGTGccaaaggaaaaaacaactgCAGAAATCAATGAGTTTCATCAAGGGGCAGCAGACAGAAACCAAGCACAGCAACCAAAGGGGTCTGATGACTCCGATCGTAAATGA
- the LOC109204826 gene encoding piggyBac transposable element-derived protein 3, translating into MAAPFSGQGKHQRKFTAQQVLDLLEADDSDFGPELDSDSDSDELYQPHESDGGESSAEDSDSSNHSSSDEDVPFAETASVQMEPNRAAKTYKWRKKGFELPDVNFLGEQVESYQDATTDTPLVYFWRFVSLDMLENIVEHTNQYSIQKHGKCVDTSVKEIEQVLGLYLWMGLVQMSGVRQYWENEVRYGPVADIMSGNRFSQLLSVIHFVDNEMASEEVKKDRLWKLRPFLDSFRRQCLTIAPRQKQSIDEMMVLYKGKFGGIRQYIKGKPHPWGFKVWGSCCVTGFLHDFDIYQGKGGANEQKGKNQLGVGGDIVVKQCDSLAEKVRFLIFADNFFTSMPLIEKLLAKGIYYTGTVRKNRMSKCTLMTNKDLSKKGRGSYDHRIESNTNTVCLKWQDTKAVTLMSTYAGPQPLGKARRWDKSKKEYINIDQPNIIKEYNASMGGVDMLEAHLARCKFPIRIRRWYMILFWHFLSVAVINAWLLYQRDCEAQGIPTSKVLKLRKFQGLVAEGLVQVGTARSRGRPTTSGLSSPPPQKFVRVYKSADVRFDQITHCPVKEENRRRCAVCKDLKTEMHCENCAVPLCINKKINCFKDYHNV; encoded by the coding sequence ATGGCTGCTCCCTTTTCAGGGCAGGGAAAGCACCAGAGAAAGTTCACTGCACAACAAGTATTGGATCTACTCGAAGCTGATGATAGTGACTTTGGCCCTGAGCTGGACAGCGACAGCGATTCTGATGAATTGTATCAACCGCATGAAAGTGATGGTGGTGAATCCTCTGCCGAAGACAGTGACTCATCCAATCACTCGTCCAGTGACGAAGATGTGCCATTTGCTGAGACTGCTAGCGTACAGATGGAGCCAAATCGTGCCGCAAAAACTTATAAATGGCGAAAGAAAGGCTTTGAGTTGCCTGATGTGAACTTTCTTGGTGAACAAGTTGAGTCGTACCAGGATGCCACAACAGACACGCCACTGGTTTACTTTTGGCGCTTTGTTTCCCTTGATATGTTGGAAAATATTGTTGAGCACACCAATCAATACAGTATTCAAAAACATGGGAAATGTGTTGACACTTCAGTAAAAGAGATAGAACAAGTTCTTGGACTGTATCTCTGGATGGGATTAGTTCAAATGTCTGGAGTACGTCAGTACTGGGAAAACGAAGTTCGTTATGGGCCTGTGGCAGACATAATGAGTGGCAACCGATTCAGCCAGCTACTCTCTGTCATTCACTTTGTAGACAATGAAATGGCCAGTGAAGAAGTAAAAAAGGATCGACTGTGGAAACTAAGACCGTTTTTGGATTCTTTTCGGAGACAATGTCTGACTATTGCGCCTCGCCAAAAACAGTCCATCGATGAGATGATGGTGCTGTACAAAGGAAAATTTGGTGGCATAAGGCAGTACATCAAAGGGAAGCCACATCCGTGGGGATTCAAAGTGTGGGGGAGCTGCTGTGTCACTGGCTTCCTGCACGATTTTGATATATATCAAGGAAAAGGAGGTGCCAATGAGCAAAAAGGGAAGAATCAGTTGGGAGTTGGTGGAGACATTGTGGTAAAGCAATGCGACTCGCTTGCAGAGAAAGTACGTTTCCTGATTTTTGCTGACAATTTCTTCACTTCAATGCCCCTCATTGAGAAATTATTGGCAAAGGGAATCTACTACACAGGAACTGTTCGAAAAAACCGCATGTCAAAGTGCACCCTGATGACAAACAAAGACCTGTCCAAGAAAGGCCGTGGATCATATGATCATCGAATCGAGTCCAACACCAATACTGTGTGTTTGAAATGGCAAGACACAAAAGCAGTCACTTTGATGTCAACATATGCTGGACCACAGCCTTTAGGAAAAGCCCGCCGCTGGGACAAGTCCAAAAAAGAGTACATCAACATTGATCAGCCAAACATCATCAAGGAGTACAACGCTTCCATGGGAGGAGTTGACATGCTGGAAGCACATCTTGCACGCTGTAAGTTTCCCATCAGGATCCGTCGCTGGTATATGATACTTTTCTGGCATTTTTTGTCTGTTGCGGTGATCAACGCATGGCTTCTTTACCAGCGTGACTGTGAGGCCCAGGGAATCCCAACATCGAAAGTACTCAAACTTCGCAAGTTTCAGGGTTTGGTTGCTGAAGGCTTGGTTCAAGTTGGAACAGCAAGAAGTCGGGGTAGGCCAACAACTTCTGGCCTCTCCTCCCCGCCACCACAAAAATTTGTTCGAGTTTACAAGAGTGCAGATGTTCGTTTCGACCAAATCACCCATTGTCCTGTCAAGGAGGAAAATCGCCGTCGATGTGCTGTGTGCAAGGACCTCAAAACTGAAATGCACTGTGAAAACTGTGCTGTTCCACTCTGcatcaacaaaaaaataaattgctTCAAAGACTACCACAATGTCTAG
- the comtd1 gene encoding catechol O-methyltransferase domain-containing protein 1: MAAEIKVLFCVGLAVVLTGVGKSAFTEKIHGMGNVDPVLQYVANNSLREHPVLTKLRLRTLEDQWSTMMVASDQAQLMANLIRLINATKAIEIGMYTGYNALNMALAMPESGRVIACEIESTYIDIAKPFFKEAGVENKIDVRHQIAMKTLDELIAAGEAGTFDFVFIDADKFNYDRYYEKSLELIRKGGIIAIDNVLWNGKVVNPAPSDLTSQGLDALNKKLHKDQRIELSMLTVGDGLTIAIKR; encoded by the exons ATGGCTGCAGAGATTAAAGTGCTTTTCTGTGTTGGACTCGCTGTCGTACTTACAG GTGTGGGAAAATCTGCCTTTACTGAGAAAATCCATGGTATGGGGAATGTTGATCCCGTGCTTCAGTATGTAGCTAACAACTCACTGAGGGAGCATCCAGTCCTCACCAAACTCAGACTG AGAACCCTTGAAGACCAGTGGAGTACAATGATGGTTGCCAGTGATCAAGCCCAACTGATGGCAAATCTCATTAGGCTGATTAATGCCACTAAAGCTATTGAAATCG GGATGTACACTGGGTACAATGCACTGAATATGGCTTTGGCCATGCCAGAAAGTGGACGTGTGATTGCCTGTGAAATAGAAAGCACCTACATAGACATTGCCAAACCCTTTTTTAAAGAG GCTGGAGTCGAAAATAAGATAGATGTTCGGCATCAAATCGCCATGAAGACACTGG ATGaactgatagcagctggggaaGCTGGGACATTTGACTTTGTGTTCATCGATGCTGATAAATTTAACTATGACAGATACTATGAAAAGTCTCTAGAGCTGATACGAAAAGGGGGCATTATTGCAATTGACAAT GTGCTGTGGAATGGAAAGGTTGTGAATCCTGCTCCCAGTGACTTGACCTCACAAGGTCTAGATGCGCTCAATAAGAAGCTACACAAGGACCAGAGGATTGAACTGAGCATGCTCACTGTGGGGGACGGGCTGACTATTGCTATTAAACGCTAA